The Nocardioides salarius genome includes a region encoding these proteins:
- a CDS encoding aminotransferase class V-fold PLP-dependent enzyme, which translates to MAAGECAREDRDRLLETVRTSVIGEDQVMATPYGPRRVTYADYTASGRALSFIEDFVRDQVLPAYANTHTESSGTGLQTTRLREEARETIRQVCGGDASSVVLFAGSGSTGAIAKLIGVLGLRVPSVLDDLHRLSDHIPADQRPVVFVGPYEHHSNEVPWRETIADVVVIAEDADGHIDQDLLRRRLEEHADRPLLIGSFSAASNVTGILSDTAGIAEVLHEHGALSLWDFAAAAPYVDIEMGALEGRPLSYKDAVFFSPHKFIGGPSTPGVLVARRELFANRVPDVPGGGTVAYVNDDDHRYLADPTHREEGGTPAIIESIRAGLVVGLKQAVGTDTIREQEERHLSRAVAAWREEPALELLGSLDAQRLSIVSFVVRSPSGRYLHHNFVVALLNDLFGIQSRGGCSCAGPYGHRLLGIDLERSHEFEREIAGGCEGIKPGWVRVNFNYFVSDTVVDYLVEAVRMVARDGWRLLGDYRFEVATGLWRHREGLVEPPLSLRQVSYAGGVPHMPQHRERGGEEMLAEHLLEARRVLEGAQVTPMPDLEEHPGQVSPDFEHLRWFDLPRACLA; encoded by the coding sequence ATGGCAGCAGGGGAGTGCGCACGCGAGGACCGGGACCGGCTGCTGGAGACGGTGCGGACCTCCGTCATCGGCGAGGACCAGGTGATGGCCACGCCCTACGGCCCGCGCCGGGTCACCTACGCCGACTACACCGCCTCGGGGCGCGCGCTGTCCTTCATCGAGGACTTCGTGCGCGACCAGGTGCTGCCGGCCTACGCCAACACCCACACCGAGTCCTCGGGCACGGGGCTGCAGACCACCCGGCTGCGCGAGGAGGCCCGCGAGACGATCCGCCAGGTGTGTGGCGGCGACGCGTCGAGCGTGGTGCTCTTCGCCGGCTCCGGCAGCACCGGGGCCATCGCCAAGCTGATCGGGGTGCTCGGGCTGCGGGTGCCCTCGGTCCTCGACGACCTGCACCGCCTCAGCGACCACATCCCCGCCGACCAGCGCCCGGTGGTCTTCGTCGGGCCCTACGAGCACCACTCCAACGAGGTGCCCTGGCGCGAGACGATCGCCGACGTCGTGGTGATCGCCGAGGACGCCGACGGCCACATCGACCAGGACCTCCTGCGGCGCCGGCTCGAGGAGCACGCCGACCGGCCGCTGCTGATCGGGTCGTTCTCGGCCGCCAGCAACGTGACCGGCATCCTCTCGGACACCGCCGGCATCGCGGAGGTCCTCCACGAGCACGGCGCACTGTCGCTGTGGGACTTCGCCGCGGCGGCGCCGTACGTCGACATCGAGATGGGTGCGCTCGAGGGCCGGCCGCTGTCCTACAAGGACGCGGTCTTCTTCTCCCCGCACAAGTTCATCGGCGGCCCCTCGACCCCGGGGGTGCTGGTGGCGCGCCGCGAGCTCTTCGCCAACCGGGTGCCCGACGTGCCCGGCGGCGGCACGGTGGCCTACGTCAACGACGACGACCACCGCTACCTGGCCGACCCCACGCACCGCGAGGAGGGCGGCACCCCCGCCATCATCGAGTCGATCCGCGCCGGGCTGGTCGTCGGGCTCAAGCAGGCCGTGGGCACCGACACGATCCGCGAGCAGGAGGAGCGCCACCTCTCCCGCGCCGTCGCGGCGTGGCGCGAGGAGCCCGCGCTCGAGCTGCTGGGCAGCCTCGACGCGCAGCGGCTCTCCATCGTCTCGTTCGTGGTCCGCTCGCCCTCGGGCCGCTACCTGCACCACAACTTCGTGGTCGCGCTGCTCAACGACCTCTTCGGGATCCAGTCGCGCGGCGGCTGCTCGTGCGCCGGGCCCTACGGCCACCGGCTGCTGGGCATCGACCTCGAGCGCTCCCACGAGTTCGAGCGCGAGATCGCCGGCGGCTGCGAGGGGATCAAGCCCGGGTGGGTGCGGGTGAACTTCAACTACTTCGTCTCCGACACGGTCGTGGACTACCTCGTCGAGGCGGTGCGGATGGTCGCCCGCGACGGGTGGCGGCTGCTGGGCGACTACCGCTTCGAGGTCGCCACGGGGCTCTGGCGCCACCGCGAGGGGCTCGTCGAGCCCCCGCTGTCGCTGCGCCAGGTCTCGTACGCCGGCGGGGTGCCGCACATGCCCCAGCACCGCGAGCGCGGCGGCGAGGAGATGCTCGCCGAGCACCTGCTCGAGGCCAGGAGGGTGCTCGAGGGCGCGCAGGTCACGCCGATGCCCGACCTCGAGGAGCACCCGGGCCAGGTCTCGCCCGACTTCGAGCACCTGCGCTGGTTCGACCTGCCCCGGGCCTGCCTGGCCTGA
- a CDS encoding NADP-dependent oxidoreductase — MSTPTRQIQLTARPHGEPAPTDFRTVETELPAPGAGEVLVRNTFLSVDPYMRGRMNDTKSYVPPYALDAPMEGGAVGEVVESNDDSLSPGDTVLHMAGWREHAVLPASAARRIDTSAIPASAYLGVLGMPGLTAYVGLTRVAEMKEGDVVFVSGAAGAVGSLAGQMARHLGASKVIGSAGTPEKVRWLTEELGFDAAFDYHDGPVGKQLREHGPIDVYFDNVGGEHLEAAISNLNDFGRVAACGAIASYNATEAPAGPRNMMMLVQKRLMLRGFIVSDHAEAAGEFYRRAGQWVADGELVARETVSDGLDSTVDAFLGLLSGRNTGKMIVRL, encoded by the coding sequence ATGAGCACCCCCACGCGACAGATCCAGCTGACCGCCCGCCCGCACGGGGAGCCGGCGCCCACCGACTTCCGCACCGTCGAGACCGAGCTGCCCGCGCCGGGCGCCGGGGAGGTCCTGGTGCGCAACACCTTCCTGTCCGTCGACCCCTACATGCGCGGTCGGATGAACGACACCAAGTCCTACGTCCCGCCCTACGCCCTCGACGCGCCCATGGAGGGCGGCGCCGTCGGCGAGGTCGTCGAGAGCAACGACGACTCCCTCTCCCCCGGCGACACCGTACTCCACATGGCCGGCTGGCGCGAGCACGCCGTGCTGCCCGCCTCGGCCGCCCGCCGGATCGACACCTCGGCGATCCCGGCCTCCGCCTACCTCGGGGTGCTCGGCATGCCCGGCCTGACGGCGTACGTCGGGCTGACGCGCGTCGCGGAGATGAAGGAGGGCGACGTCGTCTTCGTCTCCGGCGCGGCCGGCGCCGTCGGCTCGCTCGCGGGCCAGATGGCGCGCCACCTCGGCGCGTCCAAGGTGATCGGCTCGGCCGGCACCCCCGAGAAGGTGCGCTGGCTGACCGAGGAGCTCGGCTTCGACGCCGCCTTCGACTACCACGACGGCCCGGTCGGCAAGCAGCTGCGCGAGCACGGCCCCATCGACGTCTACTTCGACAACGTCGGCGGCGAGCACCTCGAGGCCGCGATCAGCAACCTCAACGACTTCGGCCGGGTCGCGGCCTGCGGCGCGATCGCCTCCTACAACGCCACCGAGGCCCCGGCCGGCCCGCGCAACATGATGATGCTGGTGCAGAAGCGGCTGATGCTGCGCGGCTTCATCGTCAGCGACCACGCCGAGGCCGCCGGCGAGTTCTACCGCCGCGCCGGCCAGTGGGTCGCCGACGGCGAGCTGGTGGCCCGCGAGACCGTCAGCGACGGGCTCGACAGCACCGTCGACGCCTTCCTCGGCCTGCTCTCGGGCCGCAACACCGGCAAGATGATCGTGCGCCTCTGA